The following coding sequences lie in one Flagellimonas eckloniae genomic window:
- a CDS encoding trimeric intracellular cation channel family protein — translation MFYQTIDILGTVAFAISGVLVAMEKRLDLFGVLIIAFVTAIGGGTLRDLLIGNTPVVWMRDLTYVSTIFITVVLGIVFVNQLRYVRKSLFLFDTIGIGLYTMVGIEKGLLAELSPIMCVTLGTITASFGGVIRDILCNEIPVIFRKEIYATACILGGASYFLFTQLPIEESYAYLAAIFIVITIRLLAVRFGIRLPNIYKKEG, via the coding sequence ATGTTTTACCAAACCATAGATATTTTAGGTACTGTTGCCTTTGCTATTTCCGGAGTACTGGTGGCCATGGAGAAACGATTGGATTTGTTCGGAGTGCTTATCATCGCATTTGTTACTGCAATAGGAGGGGGAACCTTACGTGATTTGCTCATCGGTAACACCCCAGTTGTTTGGATGCGGGATTTAACCTATGTTTCAACTATTTTCATTACTGTTGTTTTGGGGATTGTTTTTGTCAATCAATTAAGATATGTAAGAAAATCATTGTTTCTTTTCGATACTATTGGGATTGGCCTCTACACGATGGTGGGAATAGAAAAGGGTTTGCTTGCCGAGCTTTCACCCATTATGTGTGTGACCCTGGGAACTATAACTGCTAGTTTTGGTGGAGTTATAAGAGACATTCTGTGCAATGAGATACCTGTGATCTTTAGAAAAGAGATTTATGCTACAGCCTGTATCTTGGGAGGGGCCAGTTACTTTTTATTTACCCAGCTTCCAATTGAGGAAAGTTATGCATACCTGGCAGCAATTTTTATTGTAATAACCATAAGGCTTTTGGCTGTCCGGTTTGGAATACGATTGCCAAATATTTACAAAAAGGAAGGTTGA
- a CDS encoding RDD family protein, with product MGNLQINTTQNVNLDYKIVSIGERIVAFLIDGLILYMYAFLVNIISDALGYIYEDTWTQRGLAAFIFLPAMFYSLLMHSIFNGRTVGKMLLKMRVVRLDGTPVHWSNYLVRWMLRLVDIWIFLGSIGILSILFSERRQRVGDAAAGTVVISTKNKTKVSHTILEEVNEAYVPQFTNVTLLTDKDVRLIKDTFRIARKSNDFKTLTALRVKVESILNTNSTLYDVQFLDTVLKDYNYYTQKM from the coding sequence ATGGGTAACCTCCAAATCAATACAACGCAAAATGTTAACCTAGATTATAAAATTGTAAGCATTGGCGAAAGAATAGTGGCGTTTTTGATTGATGGACTCATTCTCTATATGTATGCGTTTCTTGTCAACATAATAAGTGATGCCCTTGGCTATATTTATGAAGATACATGGACACAAAGAGGGTTGGCAGCGTTCATTTTTTTACCTGCTATGTTCTATTCTTTATTAATGCATAGCATTTTTAATGGAAGAACCGTGGGAAAAATGCTTCTTAAAATGCGAGTTGTCCGATTGGATGGCACGCCAGTGCATTGGAGTAATTATTTGGTTCGGTGGATGCTTCGACTGGTTGATATTTGGATATTTTTAGGCTCCATAGGTATTCTGTCCATACTTTTTTCCGAAAGAAGACAACGCGTTGGAGATGCAGCGGCGGGAACGGTTGTTATCAGTACTAAAAACAAGACCAAGGTGTCCCACACTATTCTAGAGGAAGTAAATGAAGCCTATGTCCCTCAATTCACCAACGTAACCCTACTTACGGATAAAGATGTGAGACTTATAAAAGACACCTTTCGAATTGCAAGAAAAAGCAATGATTTTAAAACACTTACAGCACTTAGGGTTAAGGTTGAAAGTATTTTAAACACGAACTCCACATTATATGACGTTCAGTTTTTGGATACAGTTCTGAAGGATTACAACTACTACACCCAAAAAATGTAA
- a CDS encoding DUF58 domain-containing protein yields MQKRFFIVISIIVFAFLLSYMAEDMFGAVKILFYVFSLLFIVDVVLLFASKGKLKGQRVLPDKLSNGDENLIQLELTNSYLFPVSVKIIDEIPFQFQKRDFGLTSKIQSGGSKSYDYILRPTERGVYSFGSLNLFASSPIGFLARKYAFNINQEVPVYPSFLQLQKYDLIAFTNRLHEFGLKKIRRIGHTMEFEQIKEYVQGDDIRNINWKATAKRNQLMVNQYQDEKSQPIYSVIDKGRVMKMPFNELSLLDYAINATLVISNIALKKQDKAGMFSFSDKIENRVVAEHRSSQMNLILETLYNLETDFIESDFSRLYVDVKRNLNQRSLLLLYTNFETLDALHRQLPYLQAIAKQHLLVVIFFENTELTTFAGKKAETVHQIFEQTIAEKFIYEKKLIVNELRKYGIQTILTKPENLTINTINKYLEIKARGLI; encoded by the coding sequence TTGCAAAAACGCTTTTTTATAGTGATTTCCATCATTGTTTTTGCCTTTTTGCTCTCCTATATGGCAGAAGATATGTTTGGTGCCGTTAAGATATTATTTTATGTTTTTTCACTTTTATTTATAGTTGATGTGGTATTGCTATTTGCTTCAAAAGGTAAATTAAAGGGGCAACGCGTCTTGCCAGACAAACTTTCCAATGGAGATGAGAACTTAATTCAGCTGGAATTAACCAACAGTTACCTTTTTCCGGTCAGTGTTAAGATAATTGACGAAATCCCATTCCAATTTCAAAAAAGGGATTTTGGCCTGACCAGCAAAATACAAAGTGGTGGAAGCAAGAGCTATGATTATATACTCAGGCCAACAGAACGCGGTGTCTATTCTTTTGGCAGCTTGAATCTATTTGCTAGCTCCCCTATTGGTTTTCTTGCACGAAAATATGCATTCAACATAAACCAAGAAGTACCTGTATATCCCTCCTTTCTTCAACTTCAAAAATATGACCTGATTGCTTTTACGAACCGTTTGCACGAATTCGGCCTAAAAAAAATTAGACGTATTGGCCATACCATGGAATTTGAGCAAATTAAGGAATATGTGCAGGGGGATGATATTAGAAACATTAATTGGAAAGCAACGGCCAAAAGGAACCAATTAATGGTGAACCAATATCAAGATGAAAAATCGCAACCCATATACTCCGTCATTGATAAAGGAAGAGTTATGAAAATGCCCTTCAATGAGCTAAGTCTTCTGGATTATGCCATAAATGCGACATTGGTCATTAGTAACATCGCATTAAAAAAACAGGATAAAGCGGGTATGTTTTCATTTAGTGACAAAATTGAAAACCGCGTTGTTGCAGAACATAGAAGTTCACAAATGAACCTGATTCTGGAAACACTTTATAACTTGGAAACTGACTTCATAGAAAGTGATTTTAGTAGACTGTATGTTGATGTCAAAAGAAACCTGAACCAAAGAAGTCTTTTACTGCTCTACACAAATTTTGAGACATTGGATGCTCTTCACAGACAATTGCCATATCTACAGGCTATTGCCAAACAACACCTTCTGGTAGTCATCTTTTTTGAAAATACGGAACTCACCACATTCGCCGGTAAAAAAGCGGAGACCGTTCATCAAATTTTCGAACAGACCATTGCTGAAAAATTTATTTACGAGAAAAAGTTAATTGTAAATGAACTTAGAAAGTATGGTATACAAACCATCTTGACTAAACCAGAAAATCTTACTATAAATACCATTAACAAATACTTGGAAATAAAGGCAAGGGGGTTGATCTAA
- the mnmA gene encoding tRNA 2-thiouridine(34) synthase MnmA: MKKVVVGLSGGVDSSVTAYLLKEQGYEVIGLFMKNWHDDSVIISEECPWVEDSNDALIVAEKLGIPFQTVDLSIEYKERIVDYMFHEYERGRTPNPDVLCNREIKFDVFLKISLQLGADYVATGHYCRKGIIHNDDGTKTYQLLAGVDTNKDQSYFLCQLSQEQLSRTLFPIGELTKPEVRKIASDNDLITADKKDSQGLCFIGKVHLPEFLQQKLKPKKGVIVEVPHTASLFTTIVPKFENKDAELAFYAEKPTYSKTDGKVVGEHQGAHYFTIGQRKGLNVGGTKEPLFVIDTDVEKNIIYTGQGKSHPGLLRHTLFVNDNELHWVRKDLALRVDETMEVMARIRYRQPLQQATLYKTDSGLYVDFKEKQSAITEGQFVAWYIADELIGSGVIS, translated from the coding sequence ATGAAAAAAGTTGTCGTTGGACTTTCAGGGGGAGTGGATTCAAGCGTCACAGCCTATCTTTTAAAAGAGCAAGGTTATGAGGTAATTGGTCTTTTCATGAAGAATTGGCACGATGATTCTGTAATTATTTCCGAAGAATGTCCCTGGGTAGAGGATAGTAATGATGCGTTGATTGTGGCTGAAAAACTTGGAATCCCATTTCAAACAGTGGATTTGAGTATTGAATACAAGGAGCGTATCGTGGATTATATGTTTCATGAGTATGAAAGAGGACGCACACCAAACCCTGATGTACTTTGCAACCGGGAAATAAAGTTTGATGTGTTCCTGAAAATTTCATTGCAGTTAGGGGCAGATTATGTTGCCACAGGGCACTATTGTAGAAAGGGCATTATACACAATGATGATGGGACCAAAACGTATCAACTCTTGGCTGGAGTTGATACTAATAAGGACCAATCGTACTTCCTGTGCCAGTTATCACAAGAACAACTTTCAAGGACTTTGTTTCCCATTGGTGAGTTAACTAAGCCAGAGGTAAGAAAAATAGCATCAGATAATGATTTGATTACAGCTGATAAAAAGGATTCGCAAGGATTGTGTTTTATCGGAAAAGTGCATCTTCCAGAATTTTTACAGCAAAAGCTAAAACCTAAAAAGGGTGTTATTGTGGAGGTTCCGCATACAGCATCTCTTTTTACCACTATTGTGCCCAAATTTGAAAACAAGGATGCAGAGTTAGCATTTTATGCCGAAAAACCAACCTATTCTAAAACAGACGGAAAAGTGGTGGGGGAGCATCAAGGAGCGCATTATTTTACCATTGGTCAACGAAAAGGATTGAATGTTGGGGGAACCAAAGAGCCCTTATTTGTAATTGATACTGATGTTGAAAAAAATATTATCTACACGGGTCAAGGGAAATCTCATCCTGGTTTGTTACGCCATACCTTGTTTGTGAATGATAATGAATTACACTGGGTTAGAAAGGACTTAGCCTTAAGGGTCGATGAGACAATGGAAGTTATGGCCAGAATCAGATATAGGCAACCCCTGCAACAGGCTACTTTGTATAAAACAGATAGTGGTCTTTATGTGGACTTTAAAGAAAAACAATCGGCCATTACCGAAGGTCAGTTTGTGGCCTGGTACATCGCCGACGAACTTATTGGCTCAGGAGTCATTTCATAA
- a CDS encoding DUF4350 domain-containing protein: MDRKSKIVLLVFSLVVVGIIVAEIVRPKPINWRPSYTATSKIPFGCYVLYTELATIFDNSDITTVEESVYDILVERDKSIKSNYLFINQYINLDKQETNQMLDYVSEGNTIFIAAAGFGSYLSDTLNININSDYNLKEGSTKLSLTHKEFQSEEFELSRGIYNTHFTSVDSTNTTILGHITYLKEDFLDDQPTQSHKRANFIKTKFGNGHFILNTTPQAYSNFYILNGNQDYVSHTFSYVKDRDIFYWDNYKKAGRAVINSPMRFVLNQPALKWAYYLMVMGVLLFVFFKSKREQRIIPVNEPLKNSSVEFAQAVGSLYNQNKDFTDLIHKKLNYFLEHLRSNFHIDTSTLNEKTIQVLASKSGKGMDETKSLINYIITLKNKTTHTEQDSIELNKKITAFKQ, from the coding sequence ATGGATAGAAAGTCTAAAATAGTATTGCTTGTCTTTTCCCTCGTGGTTGTTGGCATTATTGTGGCAGAAATTGTTAGACCCAAACCAATAAATTGGAGACCTTCCTATACAGCAACTTCCAAAATACCGTTTGGCTGCTATGTGCTGTATACTGAATTGGCTACTATTTTTGATAATAGCGATATCACTACAGTTGAAGAAAGCGTTTATGACATCCTTGTGGAAAGAGATAAATCTATAAAGTCCAACTATCTATTTATCAACCAATATATTAACCTTGATAAGCAGGAAACTAACCAGATGTTGGATTACGTAAGCGAAGGAAATACGATTTTTATTGCTGCAGCTGGTTTTGGCAGCTATTTATCCGATACGCTAAACATCAATATAAACTCCGATTATAACTTAAAAGAAGGTTCAACTAAACTAAGTCTTACGCACAAAGAATTTCAATCTGAAGAATTTGAACTCTCTCGTGGAATTTACAATACCCATTTCACCAGTGTAGATTCAACAAACACCACGATTCTTGGGCATATTACATATCTAAAAGAGGACTTTCTTGATGACCAACCGACCCAAAGCCATAAAAGAGCTAATTTCATAAAAACAAAATTTGGAAATGGCCACTTCATTCTAAACACAACTCCGCAGGCGTATTCCAATTTTTATATACTAAATGGAAATCAAGATTATGTTTCCCACACCTTTTCATATGTAAAGGACAGGGACATTTTTTATTGGGACAATTATAAAAAAGCGGGACGCGCGGTCATCAATTCACCAATGCGCTTTGTTTTAAACCAACCAGCACTTAAATGGGCCTATTATTTAATGGTTATGGGAGTTCTGCTCTTTGTTTTCTTTAAAAGTAAAAGAGAGCAACGAATTATTCCGGTGAATGAACCATTAAAAAACTCATCTGTTGAATTTGCCCAAGCTGTGGGTTCATTGTATAATCAAAATAAAGATTTCACAGATTTAATCCATAAAAAACTCAATTATTTTCTAGAGCACCTAAGAAGTAATTTTCATATTGATACGTCAACACTGAATGAAAAAACAATTCAAGTTTTAGCCTCCAAATCAGGAAAGGGAATGGACGAAACCAAAAGTTTGATAAACTATATCATTACATTAAAAAACAAAACAACGCATACCGAACAGGATAGCATAGAACTAAATAAAAAAATAACCGCCTTTAAGCAATAA
- a CDS encoding fasciclin domain-containing protein, whose product MKALINLSKITLLIFAFIFTSCSDDDNDPIPPVEGDNIVETAIDTADLSSLVSALQKADESANNDLVSALSGDGPFTVFAPTNAAFADLFAQLDGFSSLNDFSTEALQDVLATILKYHVISGTAALSTDLTNGQTLTTLQGSTVEVSTDGGVFISDATSSDAEVTAANVETENGVVHIINKVLLPQAILDELADIILLPITDLALGNENLQSLVAALTAANGDLPTVLRGDGPFTVFAPTDAAFTTFLDGAELGDIPVETLTNVLLNHVISAELYEGDLNMMGSGYANTLAVGAGDQNISIYFDAMDGVTLNGVSTVDAADVKALNGVVHVVDAVIDVPNIVDHAVANPNLTSLVAALTDGGNTTFTDLLSDDQQDFTVFAPVNTAFDAFTNPNSNDINAILANHVIAGAAAFSGGLSNSYEKTVAEFDTDENLSLYINTDDDKVTLNGVSEVAIADIVASNGVIHAVDAVIDLPTVVTFAVADPTFAPLVEALTTATPGTDFVDILSAAGPFTVFAPTSTAFQALLDSNMDWTTVDDIEEGLLTSVLQHHVANGNTRSGDLTPDGNTVAPTLEGDNITITLPGTGENIADVTDGSGNMGIGIDAVDVQAINGVIHVLDGVLIPDTTN is encoded by the coding sequence ATGAAAGCACTAATTAACTTATCTAAAATTACTTTATTGATTTTCGCATTTATTTTTACATCCTGTTCGGATGATGACAACGACCCTATTCCTCCAGTAGAAGGTGACAACATTGTAGAAACCGCTATTGACACTGCAGACCTAAGCAGCTTGGTAAGTGCATTACAAAAGGCTGATGAAAGCGCCAACAATGATTTAGTTAGTGCTTTAAGCGGAGATGGCCCTTTCACGGTATTCGCACCTACCAATGCTGCCTTTGCAGATTTGTTCGCCCAGTTGGACGGGTTTAGTTCCTTGAACGATTTTAGTACAGAAGCACTACAAGATGTTCTGGCCACTATCTTAAAGTACCATGTTATTTCTGGAACAGCAGCTCTTTCAACTGACCTTACAAATGGTCAGACCCTAACTACATTGCAAGGATCTACAGTAGAAGTTTCTACAGACGGTGGTGTCTTTATTTCAGATGCGACCAGTTCGGATGCGGAAGTTACAGCTGCCAATGTTGAAACTGAAAATGGTGTGGTACACATTATAAACAAAGTATTGCTTCCTCAAGCAATTTTGGACGAGTTGGCAGACATAATCTTATTACCTATCACAGATTTGGCATTGGGTAATGAAAATCTTCAAAGCTTGGTAGCTGCGTTGACAGCCGCAAATGGAGACTTACCAACTGTATTAAGAGGAGACGGTCCTTTTACTGTATTTGCACCAACAGATGCTGCCTTCACCACCTTTTTAGATGGTGCAGAACTTGGAGACATTCCAGTTGAAACACTTACAAACGTACTGTTGAACCATGTAATCAGTGCAGAGTTATATGAAGGTGACTTGAATATGATGGGTTCCGGTTATGCTAATACTCTTGCAGTTGGAGCTGGTGACCAGAATATAAGTATTTATTTTGATGCTATGGATGGCGTTACACTCAATGGAGTTTCAACAGTAGATGCCGCAGATGTTAAAGCCTTAAATGGAGTGGTTCACGTGGTCGATGCTGTTATCGACGTACCAAACATAGTAGACCATGCAGTGGCAAATCCAAACCTTACTTCTTTGGTAGCTGCTTTGACTGATGGTGGCAATACAACATTCACCGATCTTCTTTCAGATGATCAACAAGACTTTACCGTTTTTGCTCCAGTCAACACAGCGTTTGATGCATTTACCAATCCAAACTCAAATGACATAAACGCTATACTTGCAAATCATGTGATTGCTGGTGCTGCGGCATTCTCTGGTGGGTTGAGCAATTCATACGAAAAAACAGTTGCTGAATTTGATACTGATGAAAACTTAAGTCTATATATTAACACTGATGATGATAAAGTTACATTGAACGGAGTTAGTGAGGTTGCTATTGCTGATATTGTGGCATCCAACGGCGTAATACATGCGGTTGATGCAGTTATCGATTTACCAACCGTTGTAACATTCGCCGTGGCAGACCCTACATTTGCTCCTCTTGTGGAAGCACTTACCACTGCAACACCAGGTACTGATTTTGTAGACATTCTAAGTGCAGCTGGTCCATTCACAGTCTTCGCACCTACTAGTACAGCATTCCAAGCCTTGTTAGACAGTAATATGGATTGGACAACAGTGGACGATATTGAAGAAGGTTTATTGACATCTGTATTACAACATCATGTTGCAAATGGAAACACGCGATCTGGAGACCTAACTCCTGATGGAAATACCGTAGCTCCTACCCTAGAAGGTGATAACATCACAATAACACTTCCTGGAACCGGTGAAAATATCGCAGATGTTACCGATGGTTCAGGAAATATGGGTATTGGAATTGATGCTGTAGATGTACAAGCTATAAATGGAGTTATCCATGTATTGGATGGTGTTTTAATTCCGGACACAACAAACTAA
- a CDS encoding stage II sporulation protein M encodes MREAAFVKQNKEKWIAFEKAISFSSKTNPDVLVDGYIQLTNDLSYAQTYYAESKTLLYLNSLTSQAHQKIYKNKKESGNRIISFWKHEFPLFFKQYHSTLGVAFLIFSLASAIGCISALNDSTFVRLILGDGYVNETLNNIANGEPTAIYKSGSEIGTFLGITINNIRVAFLAFAFGVITSIGTVYILFSNGVMLGAFITFFYTKGVFFEANKQIWLHGTIEISVIIIAGCAGLIMGNSILFPKTFSRRVSFMKGAKDGLKVVVSTIPFFIIAGFIEGFITRYSSMPNWLAFAIIGLSFLLIVFYYILYPILVNKSYEGQLHRT; translated from the coding sequence ATGCGCGAAGCGGCCTTTGTAAAACAAAATAAGGAAAAATGGATAGCATTTGAAAAAGCTATTTCATTTAGTTCCAAAACCAATCCAGATGTTCTAGTAGATGGCTACATTCAGCTAACCAATGACCTATCGTATGCGCAAACATATTACGCGGAAAGCAAGACTTTATTGTATTTAAATTCTTTGACATCTCAGGCGCACCAAAAAATTTACAAGAACAAAAAGGAATCGGGCAACAGAATAATAAGCTTCTGGAAACATGAATTTCCTTTATTCTTTAAACAATATCATAGTACATTGGGTGTAGCTTTTTTGATTTTCTCCTTGGCTTCCGCCATTGGATGTATTTCCGCTTTGAATGATTCCACCTTTGTACGCTTGATTCTGGGAGATGGTTATGTAAATGAAACCCTAAACAACATTGCTAATGGTGAGCCAACGGCAATTTATAAAAGTGGAAGTGAGATAGGAACTTTTTTGGGGATAACCATTAACAATATTAGAGTTGCGTTTTTGGCATTTGCTTTTGGCGTAATTACTAGCATCGGAACTGTCTATATTCTTTTTAGCAATGGGGTCATGTTAGGAGCGTTTATTACATTTTTTTATACAAAAGGTGTTTTTTTTGAGGCAAACAAGCAGATTTGGTTGCACGGTACCATTGAAATATCAGTAATCATAATTGCAGGCTGTGCCGGTCTTATCATGGGGAACAGTATTTTGTTTCCTAAAACATTTTCTAGGCGTGTTTCCTTTATGAAAGGTGCAAAAGATGGATTAAAGGTTGTGGTGAGCACAATTCCATTTTTTATAATCGCAGGTTTTATAGAAGGGTTTATTACACGTTATTCCAGCATGCCAAATTGGTTGGCCTTTGCAATAATTGGCCTCTCTTTTTTATTAATAGTTTTTTACTACATCCTATATCCAATTTTAGTAAACAAATCATATGAAGGACAACTACATAGAACTTAG
- a CDS encoding AAA family ATPase has product MEEKEQQGDSLQFDSRVDLTKLQEAVAQIKSELGKVIIGQQNMIELLIVSILSNGHSLIEGVPGVAKTVTAKLLAKTMNVDFSRIQFTPDLMPSDILGTSIFNVKTSEFEFKKGPLFSNIILIDEINRAPAKTQAALFEAMEERQITIDGTQYDMEPPFLVFATQNPVEQEGTYRLPEAQLDRFLFKINVHYPTLEEEVEILERKHEQKNAQIEKLITSVLSAKQIAEYQNTIKEIIAEKNLIKYIAAIVDNTRANANLFLGASPRASIAIMDASKALAAINGRDFITPDDIKKVATPILAHRIILTPEREMEGLTAEQVVKQIIESIEVPR; this is encoded by the coding sequence ATGGAAGAAAAAGAACAACAAGGGGATTCGCTACAGTTTGATTCAAGAGTAGATTTAACCAAACTGCAAGAGGCCGTAGCCCAAATAAAATCGGAATTGGGAAAAGTAATCATTGGCCAACAAAATATGATTGAACTGCTTATTGTTTCAATTCTTTCCAATGGTCATTCCCTAATAGAAGGTGTTCCTGGCGTGGCAAAAACGGTTACTGCAAAACTGTTGGCAAAAACCATGAATGTAGATTTTAGTCGTATTCAGTTTACACCAGATTTAATGCCCAGTGATATTTTGGGAACTTCAATTTTTAATGTAAAAACTTCTGAGTTTGAATTTAAGAAAGGCCCACTGTTTTCCAATATCATCCTAATTGATGAAATCAACCGTGCTCCTGCCAAAACCCAGGCCGCACTTTTTGAAGCCATGGAGGAAAGGCAAATTACCATTGATGGAACGCAATATGATATGGAGCCCCCATTTTTGGTCTTCGCCACCCAAAACCCTGTGGAACAAGAGGGTACTTACAGATTGCCCGAAGCCCAATTGGACCGTTTTCTTTTCAAAATCAATGTGCACTACCCCACCCTTGAAGAAGAGGTGGAAATTCTTGAAAGAAAACATGAACAGAAGAATGCCCAAATAGAAAAATTGATTACTTCCGTATTATCGGCCAAGCAAATAGCTGAATATCAAAATACCATAAAAGAGATCATTGCAGAAAAAAACCTTATAAAATACATTGCTGCAATCGTGGACAATACCAGAGCCAATGCCAATCTTTTCCTTGGAGCATCGCCAAGGGCTTCCATTGCAATTATGGATGCTTCTAAAGCGTTGGCTGCCATAAATGGACGCGATTTTATTACACCCGATGATATTAAAAAAGTTGCAACACCAATCCTAGCACACAGAATTATATTAACGCCAGAAAGAGAGATGGAAGGATTGACAGCGGAACAGGTAGTTAAACAGATAATAGAAAGTATAGAGGTTCCCAGATAA
- a CDS encoding NAD(P)H-dependent flavin oxidoreductase, producing the protein MEQNRITQLFGIKYPIVQGGMIWTSGWRLTSAVSNAGGLGLLGAGSMYPDVLKEHIAKCKKATNKPFGVNVPMLYPNIEELMDIIVSSGLKIVFTSAGNPKTWTAFLKKYGVTVVHVVSSVKFALKAQDAGVDAVVAEGFEAGGHNGRDETTTMVLIPSVKEKINIPLIAAGGIATGQAMMAAMVLGADGVQLGSRFAASVEGSSHDLFKEEIVAAKEGDTHLTLKELAPVRLLKNKFYDDVQRAYAAGASTEDLKILLGRARAKRGMFEGDLVEGELEIGQVSGLINEIKPASEIVKDLMQEFGKAKEAVKSF; encoded by the coding sequence ATGGAACAAAACAGAATTACGCAACTTTTTGGAATTAAGTATCCCATTGTTCAAGGTGGTATGATTTGGACCAGTGGTTGGCGCTTGACATCTGCGGTTTCCAATGCTGGTGGCCTTGGACTGCTTGGTGCTGGAAGTATGTATCCCGACGTGCTGAAAGAACATATAGCTAAATGCAAAAAAGCTACTAACAAACCTTTTGGGGTCAATGTTCCAATGTTGTATCCTAATATTGAGGAGTTGATGGACATCATTGTCAGTAGTGGCTTAAAAATTGTTTTTACTTCTGCCGGAAACCCAAAAACATGGACAGCGTTTCTAAAGAAATATGGAGTTACAGTGGTGCATGTGGTCAGTAGCGTAAAATTTGCCTTAAAAGCACAGGATGCTGGAGTTGATGCTGTTGTCGCGGAAGGATTTGAAGCTGGTGGACATAACGGAAGGGATGAAACCACAACCATGGTGTTGATTCCTTCGGTAAAAGAAAAGATTAATATTCCTTTGATTGCTGCAGGAGGAATTGCTACTGGCCAGGCAATGATGGCCGCGATGGTTTTAGGAGCAGATGGCGTTCAGTTGGGTAGTCGTTTTGCCGCAAGTGTTGAAGGCTCATCACATGATTTGTTCAAAGAAGAAATAGTAGCGGCTAAAGAGGGGGACACCCACCTAACTTTAAAAGAATTGGCGCCAGTGCGTTTGCTCAAAAACAAATTTTACGACGATGTTCAACGTGCCTATGCTGCCGGGGCTTCAACAGAAGATTTAAAGATTTTACTGGGTAGGGCAAGAGCCAAGCGCGGTATGTTTGAGGGAGACCTTGTTGAAGGAGAACTAGAGATTGGACAGGTATCCGGGTTAATCAATGAGATTAAACCTGCATCCGAAATCGTAAAAGATTTGATGCAAGAGTTTGGCAAAGCCAAAGAAGCCGTGAAAAGTTTTTAA